The DNA window CTACAAAATCACCAACGTCTCTTGGATTTCAATCCTTGGTCAACAGTGCCAGATCTACAGAAGCaaaactaatttttctttcacaaagtaGTTTTAAGCCTCCAAGCGTTTGAATCTTTAAAACGTCATTCAGGGACTTTAAATGAAGGagtgaaggctgggcatggtgtctcacacctgtaatcccagcactttgggaggccaaggtgggtggatcacttgaggccaggaattcgagacgagattggccaacgtggtgaaaccctgtctctactaaaaacacaaaaaattagccgggtgtggtggcatgcacctacagtcccagctactagggaggctgaggcacaaaaatcgcttaaacccaggaggtggaggttccaatgagccaagtttgcactactgcactccagcctggctgacacagtgagactgtctccataaataaatgggaaaaaagcaAACGAAGCAtaccagtttctttttttaacctttatttacAAAGAACACAACTCCTCttgacacaaacacacacacattccaagGAGGAGCCCATTAGTAACAACAACAGACTGGGGAGAACGACGGGGCCTTATTGAACACTGTTCAATAAAGAACTAGTCTGTGTACTGCAGACTAGGGATCACTGAGAACGTTTTCTCAGATACGACTTTGCACCTCCAAGACAGGAAAAGAGATCTTGACGTGGAGGCCTGCCCACCTACAAGGCAGAAAGCTCCACACTCAATCTTCAGCATCGTCAAACTGTCCTGTTTCAAAGACCATCTTGGAATAATGGGGTATCAGTGGAGGCGGATGGTGCCAGCTGGGGTCATAGATCATGTCTCCTTGTGGGGCACAGCACACCCAAGGTTTGAGCTCTTGAGAAATGCTCTCCTGGATGTCGTCAGCATCTGCAGGCAGTTTTAAAAGACAGAttaagggaaggaaggagggaaggaaggaaggtaaaaATGGACAGCCACAAAGTATGTCTAGGGGACAGATCCTTGcacttattttgtttaaaaacacacacagttCTCCTTTCCTGAAGAATTGTAAATGCATTCATTCTGAACAGCTGAGAAGCTGTGCTTCTCAGACAAGGGTTCTTAGCAGTGGAGAGGAAGCAAACTGGATAACACAGCACTTCTATCTGCAGCTGCTCAATTCATAGCAGACATTTTTGCAGAGAGTGACAGTTTTGATGTTAAAACAGTGATACACTACGAagtcaaatgtattttttcaatagAAAAGAGGTGTCACAGAAATTGCAGACCTGTAACAGATACCAGCCTAAGCTAATACATGTGGACCCCTGTTCCAAACTGTCTGCCTTCAGGGCTAGTCTGACAGGTGTGTCTGAGAAGGCCTGGTTCAGGACCCCCAGAGACTCCACACCTACCATATGGATTCCCTTGATCTGCTTTCAACTCCAAGTCCCAGTCCTCATTAAAAATATCACCAGGCTGTTCCTTGGGTGGACAGTTTGTCCCTTCTGACAGCTCCCAGGTATTCAGTTCTCCATCAGAGTCCTCCTCATCCATGGCAAAACCTTCCTCTTCAGAATGGGTGCCCTCACCCCGGGCAGGACTGTCATTAGGGACGCTCTGTGCTCCACGGGCTAAATCGACAAAGAGAAGATGGCCTTAGTGACAAACCAAAGAAGACCTGCTGTGTGCTCAGTCAATTTTGGGCAGACTTACTATGAAGGTAGTAAAGCAAATGCACGGAGTCTTCTTTAGCCACCTGAGCACTTTTTAAACAATGCTCTtctgtgtatgtttttaaaagacctgATAACTTATTTTCAATAAGATGTTTTGTCTTATACAAGACCATTAATTGCCAGGTCCTTTAATTTACAAAGAGAGCTAGGGACAGTTAACATTTTCAGGTGGTTTGCATGTCTGTCATTGAGGCAAAGGGCCTCTGATAAATAATACGCTTTCACAATACAAGCTTGAATTaagtttttgctctttttttttttttttttttttgagacagtctcactctgtagcccaggttggagcgcagtgttcactgcaacctctacctcccaggttcaagcaattatctgcctcggcctcctgagaagctgggattacaggtgcccgccaccatgcccagttaatttttttgtatttttagtagagatggggtttcaccatcttggccaggctggtcttgaactcctgaccttgtgatccatccgcctcagcctcccaaagtgctgggattacagacgtaagccaccgtgcccggcagttTTTGCTCTTTTATTCCTCCCTTTAGCCTCAAAGAGCATGTCAGAGGTGAGCACAGGGACAAAGGAGAGCAGGGGCACTGCAGACAGACCAGAACCTGTACAGTTACAATGGGCAGCACCTAGTGCCTCCTTCTGACAGTGGGGAAGCTGGAAGGTACATTTTCAAAAGGTCTCACAATAAGAGAGGAAAGACTGGGGAAAGATAATGGATTTCCGAGCACAGTGCTTTGGTGATGCCAGGTCCCAGGAGAGAAGGCAATCAGCCTAAAACAGCCATGCTCTTAATACTGGAACAACAGTAACAGTGATAAGCAATAAAGTGATAGTTCAGAGCAAGGGGTCTaaagccagactgcctggtttCAAATCCCTGTTTTGCCAAGTACTAAACATGGGACTGGGTAGGGCGcggtagctcacccctgtaaacctagcactttgggaggccgaggtaggcagattgcttgagctcagaagttcaagaccagcctgaacaatgtggcaaaaccttgtctctacaaaaacttcaaaaaatttagctgggtgcagtggcattcacctgtaatcccagctactcaggaggctgaggtgggaggatcgcttgagcctgggaggcggaggctgcagtgagccaagatcgtgccattgcacagagtgagaccctgtctcaaaaaaaaaaaaaaaaaaaaaaagtgtgactgAGCTGAAATTTACTTAACTAGTTCCATAAcataaatatagaattaccatatgacccagcaatcccagtcCTAaacatatacccaaaagaactgaaaacaggtgttcaaatAAAACAAGGATACTGACAGCAGCACTACTTACAATCACCAAAAGggagaaacaacacaaatgtccatcaatggatgaatgggaaaacaaaatgtggtatatgcgtATGATGGAattcttcagccataaaaaggaatgcagtGCTGATACATGCTACGGCATGGATGCACCTTGAAAACAcgctaagtggaagaagccataCACAAAAGGCACATGttgttatgattccatttacaggCAACTCACATTTGCCTATCAAGAATAgataaatccacagagacagaaagcaaagtaGTGGTTGCCAAGAgctcagggaaggaaggaatggagaatGACTACTTGGTGAGCACAGGGTTTccttttagggtgatgaaaagaTTCTGGAACTAGGtactggtgatggttgcacaacactgccATTGTGCTAAAAGGCCACTGAATTATATGCTGTAAAATGGttaaatggtaaatttatgtTAGGTAtcttttaccacaatttttaaattgtttttatttaactattctgtgcctcaatttccacatctgtaaaatgaagatagggttgttgtgagagttacttaaaaggaaaaaaaaaaggccaggcgtggtggctcacacctgtaatcccaacactttgggaggccgaggtgggcagatcacctgaggtcaggagttcgagaccagcctggccaacacagtgaaagcccctctccactaaaaatacaaaaattaggccgggcgtggtggctcacgcctgtagtcccagcactttgggaggtcaaggcaggcagatcacaaggtcaggagatcgagaccatcctgaaaccatgtctctactaaaaacacaaaaaattagccaggcatggtggcaggtgcctgtggtcccagctactcgggaggctgaggcaggagaatggcatgaacctgggaggcggagcttgcagtgagccgagatcgcaccactgcctgggagacagagcgagactctgtctcaaacaataaataaatacaaaaattagccaggcgccgttgtgcgcgcctgtaatcccagctactcaggaggctgaggcatgagaatcacttgaacccaggagacggaggttgcagtgagcctgggtgacagagtgagactccatctcaaaaaaaaaaaaaaaaaaagaaaaaaagaaaaaaaaggggccgcacggcagctcacacctgttatcccagcactttgagaggctgaggcagaagggtcacgtgaggtcaggagctcaagaccagcctggccaacatggtgaaaccccatctctactaaaaatacaaagatcagccgggcatggtggcatatgcctgtaatccagctacttgggaggctgaggcaggagaatgcttgaatccaggaggtagagactgtagtgagccaagattgtgccactgtgctccagcctgggcaacaagagtgaaactccctctcaaaaaaaaaaaaaaaaaaggcagggggccgggcacagtggctcatgcctgtaatcccagcactttgggaggcctaggtgggcggatcacttgagatcaggagttctagaccagcctggacaacatggtgaaaccccatagctactaaaaatacaaaaattagctgggtgtggtggcacatgcctgtagttccagctactcgggaggctgaggcaggagaattgctttaacctgagaggcagaggttgcagtgagctgagattgtgccactgtactccagcctggtgacagagcaagactccatttcaaaaaaaaaaaaaagatattttgagagagaacacattcacataactttcaGTATATTGGCATAATTGTTCTATATTAATATGGTTATTAATCACatatgcataatttataaattaaactatatcagaaatagtatatatagggggaaaaaaagcagtttcagCATCCACTGGGGGGGGGGAGGGTCTTAGAATGTATCCCCTAGGAATAAGGGGAGACTGCTGTACTATTTTCACCGTTTCAAGCTGTTTCTCTCGGTAGAAGGATGGGTTTGAACGTAAGGAAAGTCCAGGACTTCCCTTAAGGAAGCTCCAAGCAAGGCCTCCAAAGGAGGGTACTGTTCAACCCTGGGCAGAGGCCACCAAGCAGCAGAGAGGACTGGCTAAAAGAAAAGGTAGATGAGACAGAGGGACTATCCCTCTCCTCACGTCCTTGGTCTCCCCAGCTTCCACCGCCTCTGCCATCTACTTGCCTAGTCGATCCATAGccttctcagtctctctctcctgACTGGAGTGGTCAGCTGTAGCAAAGCCAGCCTGCAGGAAGAAGAAATGCTTACCAAGGACTTGGGTATCTGGGGTATGCCCAGTATTCAGCTATTGCACCTCAACCCCACCCATTCTTCCATCCTCCCCTCGGTGACGCAGGGCTGGGACTCTGCCACCCACATTTCTGCTTTGCCCTGTTAAACTGCTCAAGGCTGGAAGGAGACGGGCATTGTTCCTTCCTATTCACGTTGGCATCACCTTATGACACTTCACCATGGCAGCAGGAATGCCTTCCTATATCGGCCACAGAATCCAGTATACAGTTCTGTGAACTCTTGCAGAGCCAGCCTTATCACTGCACCTTCTCTTTAGAGGTCTGGATCCCAGGACTCTCCTCCAAGCTCACAGACCCCCTACATCAGCTGAGAGGCAATGCCTCCTCCTTAAAGGTTGGAATTTCAGCTCTACAGAGCCTTTCCTctaagcttttaaattttaatcaactTCATCTCTTTGTTCCTCCAGCCATAGGTTGGTAGCTCTTCCCTGCGGTTGCCACCCCCAGGTATACGTTTTACCTTTTCAGGTACTTAACAACTTTATAGTTAGCAAACAACTCTATCGAATTTTGTTTCCTCACCGACACATTGAGGTGGGGGAAGCTTTATAGCTCCTCTGCAATGCTGAGCACTGAAGGCAGTATTTCTAATCTAACTGAAAATCTTCCCGCACGTCCAACCAAATGCTTCTCTGCTCCCACTACTCAGAAATTCCTGAAACCCTATGACCTCCAAGACCTCTTTCTAATGAATCACGAAATGTTCCCTGCCTGCATAAAAAGACTTGATTttgatcccagctctgccatccaTTTAGACTGTGACCTTGAACACATCACTTCAATTACCGTGCCTGAGTTTTCTTCTCCAGAAATTGGGGGTGACTGTTCTGACCCTGCAGGGGACTTATGATGAGATACCATTTATGAAAACACCTGGCATGTGGCAAGAATGTAACATTTCTTGAATTTAAATTCATCTTTTCTGCTACATCTAAACTGCACTTGGCACCTGCTCCAATCAGCATTCATTATCTAGTTATGTCCGGGTTTAATAATTGAATTCCACTCCCTTTAGTGACAACTTCTAATCACTGCCGCCCAAGGAGAATTCAGACCTCTCGCCTAAACCACTGCCACAGCCTCCTAACCACCTTCCCATCCAGCCATCTGGCCCAGCCTTACAGAATTAATCACTACTCTGCTCTAAATCTTCAACAGCCCTCCACTGAGGGAGCGCAAAATTAGCCATGGCATTCGCACGTCCCCACGTCCCCAACTCCCATCAACTTGTTGAGCATAGTTCTCTGCATGCTCTGAGACCCAACTCCAGGTCATGTGCCCTGCACTTTCTCATCTCCACGCCTCTGCAGACACCACCAGCCTCTCACCTTGATCCTTTCCTACTATGCCCAGACAAAATTAGTCCCATTCTATTCTGCACCACAAAGTAATTTTCTGTATAAGTGTCGCTGCAGTTTTCATATCTTACTTTGGCTAAATACCATCTTTGAGGCATCATTCATCCAGTCAGCATGTCTAtctcctgtgccaggcactatgctaggctGGGCAAACAGCCCTAACAGAGGGTTCCTACCTCAGCACCTAGCCGGTACTGACAGTAAACAAGGGCAGGTAATGACTGTAATAACGGTCTGTAACGTTCTCGAGAAAACCGGGTGCTGTTTAGCAAGTTTCTGGAAACCCTGCGTCAAACAGGGCCTTTTTGGTTTCAATAAGGAGAAGAGGGAGTGCGCATGTGACATCATCTGGGGTTCAGGGTTAGCGGGCAACCCCCCCAACGCACAGAGGTCCACAGGTCTGTAAAGTCAAGTCCCTCTCCTCGCCGCTCTCACCTGGCCCTCGCCCAGGCTCCTGGCAGCGGGCCCCGGGTCTCGGTCACCAGCGTCACCTCCCATTTACCAAATTCGCAGCGGCGCCCAGCGAGCGGACAGCTTTCCCCACTGACCCGGCGCGCCCACCCACGCCCTCGGCGTTCCCCGCCCCGCAGCCCCGCGGCCCTTCGGCCTGGCAGTTTTCAGCTCGAACGCGAGGCCAAACAGCGCTCCAGGTCGCGGGGCGGCCCGAGGCCGGCCAGAGGCGCTTCCCCGGCCCCGCGGCGCTTCCCCGCCCAGCCCGGCCCCGCGACTTCCCGCCCCAGGATGCGGCTGGCTGTTGCTCCCGGCCCCCACGCGGCGCTTACCTCCGGGCTGGGGGGCGCCTCCTGCGCGCTAGGCAGCGGCGGGCCCCGAGACGGCTCCGCGGCCCGCCGTGCCTGGGCCCTGGCGGCCTGAGGGTCCATGCCCGGCTGCCCGCGGCTCGGCGCCCTGGACGCCGTGGGCCACGTGACGCGCGCCTGTCGGCTGCCAGCCCGAGGATCCACCGCCTAGGGGCCAATCAGGGTCCCGGCCAAGAGGGCGGGGCGCCGGGGGGTCACGAGGAAGCGGGGGCGGTGCGGCGCAGGGGGTGGGGCCTGCGGCCTCGCGGAGCCCGCCCCTGCCTGCCAGCGCGAAATCTGAAACAATCTTGGGGACTGATTTTGGAAACTCCTCGCGGTGCAGATCCCAGCCTGGACGACTAGCTGGGTGTGAAACGCCAAGTGTACCCTACGCAGCCACTCGGGGTGTGCTCCAGCTTCAAAACCCCGCGTGGGTAAGACACATCAGCAACCTAGTGACCTCCACCTTGAGATAATGATCGTCTTTGAAGATAATCCATTAGAGAAACCAGGATAAGACACAAACTGCAATGTGCGGTGGACACAGAAGAGAGGCCACGACGCTTACTCATAATAATCCTGAACATTCGGGTTCCTGTATTTCCATGCTCAACGCCTGATACTCAACAACCTAATTATTTCCCATTTTGCCTCGAAAGGTGGCTTCTGGGGATAGGCAGGGCCTGAGCTGGGAACAACCCAATTGGAAAGACAGccttccctgccttccccacAGTGCCTAACCTCTAATAACAAACCAGCTCAAGGCGTGCTAATCACGTCAACATCAGGACATGAGACCCTCTTCCTTCATCCCCCTCAAAGACTGTGTTGTTTGTACAACACAAAAGGCATTTGAAAAAATTTAGCATAAAACTGACACACAATATTcggtattattatttttctctctgtagaTGTTTCTACGCAGGAGTCAGTATCCCCAAGGCTAACTGCCTCTAGGTCAGCAGTGTCCAATAGAACCTTCATTAATGGTGAAAAGTTCTactatctgtgctgtccaatatagtAACCATATGCctactgagcacttaaaatgtggccaATATGAATAAATTGAATAATTCTAATAAATTTAAATTGCTACATCTGCCTAGGAGCTACTGTTTCTAACAGTGCAACAACTCTAGGTGTACTAGCTAGATGCGTTTTCATAACCTGCAAGAGTGAGAATCAGATACAGGGACGTGATGAGCCCAGGTGACCACCTTTATATAGCTTTGTGTTAAGGAGACTACCACTATCCTCTTTGCTCCCCACTCTATTTACAACACATATCTCTTCTGTAAAATTAAAGTGCCAAATAAGATTTAGAAGGTTAAACATCCCAGGACTTAAGGGACAGGAAAAAGaggaattttttcttattttataacaaatgacaagaaaacaggctggccgcggtggctcactcctgtaatctcagcactttcggaggctgaggcaggcgtattacttgaggtcagttcaaggctctcctggccaacatggtgaaatcccatctctaccaaaaatacaaaaattagccaggcatggtggcgcacacctataatctcagctactcgggaggctgaggcaggagaatcccttgagcccaggaggtggaggttgcagtgagcagagattgtcccacggcactccactctgggcgacagagagagacttggtcaaaaaaaaaaaaaaccacacacacacaaaaagaaaacagtacaaaagctcaaaataaaaatattctaaagtaGACTCTAATACTCATAGAAATTTAACTTATAATAAAGGTAACATCACAAATCAGCAGAGAGAAACGTAACTGGCCAAATAGTGTTGGAAAAATTAATTAACTGCTTGGGGGAAAAGAGT is part of the Chlorocebus sabaeus isolate Y175 chromosome 16, mChlSab1.0.hap1, whole genome shotgun sequence genome and encodes:
- the COPRS gene encoding coordinator of PRMT5 and differentiation stimulator, encoding MDPQAARAQARRAAEPSRGPPLPSAQEAPPSPEAGFATADHSSQERETEKAMDRLARGAQSVPNDSPARGEGTHSEEEGFAMDEEDSDGELNTWELSEGTNCPPKEQPGDIFNEDWDLELKADQGNPYDADDIQESISQELKPWVCCAPQGDMIYDPSWHHPPPLIPHYSKMVFETGQFDDAED